The Phycisphaeraceae bacterium genome contains the following window.
CATCCAGACCCCGGTGCGATTTCACGAGTTTGAGCAGTTCTCCTCTCGCAGACTCCATCTGTTCTCGCGGCCCGCACCAGTTGACATGACCGAGCTTCCGACCCGCCCGGGGCGACTTGCCATACAAATGTGTGTGCCACCCCTGAGCACCGAGCAGCTGCTCAAGCGGCGGCACCGAGCCAATGAGATTGACCATGCACGCCGCAGACATCGATCCAGTCAGAGGCAATGGCTCGCCGACAGGCAGCCCGAGCACCGCCCGTACATGATTCTCAAACTGACATGCGCCCAGGCTGTTCATTGTCCAGTGTCCCGAGTTGTGCACGCGCGGGGCCATCTCGTTCGCGATCAGTTTGCCATTCACCTCAAACAGTTCTACCGCCAGCACTCCAATGTAGTTGCTCCGATCGAGCATCGCGCACAACGCAGACTGTGCACGATCGAGCTCCCGGCTGTTGATACCGATCGCTGGCACGCAACTCGTCAGCAGAATTCCGTTCTGATGCACATTTTCCGTCGGGGGATAGTGCACTGCACGCCCGCTTCCGTCCCTTACAGCAAGAAGCGAAATCTCGCGATTGAAACTCACGCCTCGATCCAGGATCACCGGCACCGCACCGAGCGCTTCCCACGCACCCTCGATGTCGCGAGCATGACGGATCCAGAACTGCCCTTTTCCGTCGTACCCCAGACGCCGGGCCTTGAGAACGCTCGGCAAGCCCAATTCCGCACAAGCCCCTTCCAGTTCGGCACGTGAGGCGATCAGTCGCGATTCGGGCACCTCAAATCCCGCAGCACAAAGCACATCACGTTCCATCGCCCGGTCCTGACACGCGACGACGGCTCCGGGGTTCGGATTCATCGGCACCGATCTGCTCACAAACTGCATCGCGGCGATGGGCACATTCTCAAACTCGATCGTCGCAGCCGTAAGTCCATCACAGAAGCGAGCAAGCGCCTCCGTGTCGTCGAATGAGCCTGTGACAAGCTCAGCCACCTGCCCGCCGCATGCTTCGGGGTCAGGGTCGAACAGCCGCGTGCGCACGCCCAGCCTTGCCGCTGCAAGTGCCAGCATGCGCCCTAACTGCCCGCCACCGAGTACCCCGAGCACCATCTGACTCATGGCTGCTCCTGTGGGTTGCTTGCGTCGAGCACGCGTTGCGTCTGCTCGGCGCGAAACGCCTCGATCCGCGCTCGAACTTCAGGCTGCGACAGAGCCACGATCTTCGCTGCCAGAATCCCCGCGTTCGCAGCCCCGGCCTTTCCGATCGCCAGCGTCCCGACCGGCACCCCCGCAGGCATCTGCACAATCGATAACAACGAATCCAGGCCCTTGAGTACCGCACTCTCGACCGGTACCCCGAGCACTGGCAGCGTCGTCTTCGCTGCAACCATGCCCGGCAAGTGCGCCGCCCCGCCCGCGCCAGCGATGATGACCATCAAACCGCGCGCTTCAGCCGACGCGGCATACTCAAACATCGCATCCGGCGTGCGGTGAGCACTGACAACGCGAGCCTCATAAGGCACTCCGAGACGATCAAGCATCGCCGCGGCTTCGGACATCGTCTGCCAATCCGATCGCGACCCCATGATCAACCCGACTCGTGCAGTCACGGCAACCCCCTTGCACTCGTTATCGCGCCAATGGTCATCAGAAGATGGCAAACATTCCACAATGAGGTCTCGCCATCTTCCAGGAATTTTGAGTCCAATTTTGACGCGGGTCGAGGGCGGGGCGCTCCGGCCTCGGCATCGCTCAGAGTCTAGCCCGCAAGCTCACTCGCGCCCCAACCTGAGACCATCACACACTTTGAGTTCGTCGACCCGCTTGAATCCGCCCATTCTTCTCGAATGCCCCATCCGTATCCGCAATTCCGGTTTTTCACGAATCGGAAAGTCCTTGACACTCAACACTTGCACCATTCCTCACAAGTTGCAAAGATAATGCATCGTGCCTGACGACCGCGTCACAACGGTAGTCTTTTGTCTGCGAAATGTGGATCGAGCAACCTTGGACTGGTTCTACACCCTCGCAGCCTCGAGACCCGATCTCGACATCCGCGCCTGCGGGTGCCTGAGTTGCTGTTCGACCTGTGTCGACACACCCTTCCTCCACATCGATGGCGTCGAAGTCGAAGGCGATTCGCATCAACAGATCATCGCCGACAAAACGCCGGAACCGCCAACGTCGTAATTCAATCACTTCGTTCCCGAAAGTTTGCGCACTGTGAAGTCAAAGTTGCGCACCATGTTGGCCATGATGCCAGCCACGATTGCCACATAGATCCCCGAACCCGCAATCGATCCAATGAACAACCCGATGCGAGCGTTGGTCAGCCCGCCACTCGAAGTTACAGTTTCTGCAAGCGCCTCCGCCGGATTGAGCAGCGCGTAGACCAGCGTCAGTGGTGTGATCGCGGCCAGTGCGGGCCCGACGAAGATGATCGATGTCCCGGATTGCCACCCACACAGCCCAAGGGTGCCGCCCACCACGCCAACGATGCCCACGGTTGCGATGACGCTCGATATGGTCCCCTTGCTGCGCAGCGACCATTGAAGCCCAACCATCACACAGAACGCGGTAAATGTGAGCATGATCGGGGCAGCGATAAGACCGGCCTCGGGCAACAGCACCGGCGCAGTGAGCCCCGCGCCCGGCCGACCAACGATCGGGATATCCACGCCTCCGCTGCGTCCAAACCCG
Protein-coding sequences here:
- the purE gene encoding 5-(carboxyamino)imidazole ribonucleotide mutase produces the protein MGSRSDWQTMSEAAAMLDRLGVPYEARVVSAHRTPDAMFEYAASAEARGLMVIIAGAGGAAHLPGMVAAKTTLPVLGVPVESAVLKGLDSLLSIVQMPAGVPVGTLAIGKAGAANAGILAAKIVALSQPEVRARIEAFRAEQTQRVLDASNPQEQP
- a CDS encoding DUF1450 domain-containing protein; protein product: MDWFYTLAASRPDLDIRACGCLSCCSTCVDTPFLHIDGVEVEGDSHQQIIADKTPEPPTS
- a CDS encoding 5-(carboxyamino)imidazole ribonucleotide synthase, coding for MSQMVLGVLGGGQLGRMLALAAARLGVRTRLFDPDPEACGGQVAELVTGSFDDTEALARFCDGLTAATIEFENVPIAAMQFVSRSVPMNPNPGAVVACQDRAMERDVLCAAGFEVPESRLIASRAELEGACAELGLPSVLKARRLGYDGKGQFWIRHARDIEGAWEALGAVPVILDRGVSFNREISLLAVRDGSGRAVHYPPTENVHQNGILLTSCVPAIGINSRELDRAQSALCAMLDRSNYIGVLAVELFEVNGKLIANEMAPRVHNSGHWTMNSLGACQFENHVRAVLGLPVGEPLPLTGSMSAACMVNLIGSVPPLEQLLGAQGWHTHLYGKSPRAGRKLGHVNWCGPREQMESARGELLKLVKSHRGLDGCHV